DNA from Elusimicrobiaceae bacterium:
AGGTCTTTGTGAATATTCCCCAGCCTGCATGAAAAGAGGAGCCAACAAACAACATAAAACTACCAAAATACGTTTCATAGAAATCTCTCCTTATAACAAAGAATTTATTTTTTCTTGCAAAGCCGATTTAGATTGCAATCCCGTCACTTGAGCCACCGCCGAACCATCTTTAAAGAAAATAATGGTGGGAACGGAGGTAATATTGTACTTGGCGCTGACATTAGAGCCTTTATCCACATCTAATTTACAAATTTTGGCTTTTCCGGCATATTCCTGTGCCAATTCTTCCACCACCGGCCCCAACATGCGGCAAGGCCCACACCACGTGGCCCAAAAATCTACTAATGCCACACCTTTGTATTGCGTAATTTCTTGCTCAAAATTTTCATCGGTCAAAATAACTTCGCTCATAGTATAATACTCCCTAAATTTACATAATCTTTGCTTCTTATTAAAGATTAGCAGAGATAGAAGGGCCTGTCAAGAGTAGAATCTTTGTTTTCTTTTCTACTCTTAAAGCAACAAAGTATAGTACAATAAGGACTAAGAGAGGGCTTATGAAAGAAAGAATTATTTGTATCGTCACACCGGATAGCCGCAGTTATTTTCGTGCCACTCCACTGGCAAAGGAATTTTTTGATAAAGATAAAAACCTTATCAATACCGCCGGAGTTTTGCCGGACGGAGAAGTGGAAGTGTTTGAAACTACCACAAAAACCGTTAAACATTATAAAAACGGCAAATTAAACGGAGATTTGGAAATCATTGATTTAAACACAGGGGAAGTGACTTTCTTTGAAAAATACAAAGACGGCATCTTGATCGATTTGGAAGATCATACCATACATGGGACCCCTATTTTAGCCATTCCTCAGCCTCAACCGACTTACGATGGA
Protein-coding regions in this window:
- the trxA gene encoding thioredoxin, translated to MSEVILTDENFEQEITQYKGVALVDFWATWCGPCRMLGPVVEELAQEYAGKAKICKLDVDKGSNVSAKYNITSVPTIIFFKDGSAVAQVTGLQSKSALQEKINSLL